The window TTCATCAGAATGAGACCTTGAcagtttttttactgtttgtttcCTATTGTTGTTCTTAGTGTGAGGCGAACGCCATTAAAAACGGCAGTTCCTCAGACCCCACTCAACAAGACGGGCCTGACAAATCGTAAGTAATTGCCTTTCTCTACTCTGTGCCGCCACGTTCCTCATAAACTGTGTCCTTGCGCACACATTCATCAAATAATGCTTTGGAAAATTGATCTCTGACATCCTCTGTCTCCATAAAACAATGGATCAGTTTGCCTTATTAAAAGATATGCATTTGGATGTGCGATAGGATGCATTCATTCACTAACATccattaaattgtgtttttaaagtggGTTTTCACAATGATGCCATAGAAGAcccattttgaaaatattatgtgAATTTAATAGCATATCTGCTTTCAACAACCATTTTGTGCAGTGTCTTAGTCTTAGGTTATTCGTTATGGTTTTTATatgtttgaatgattcattcataaaaaacCAATTATTTTACGTCCAATCCAGATTTCAAAGGGGACATGACAATTTTCCATAAGttactatgattttttttaaggtctTCGTGACATGTAAGCAACTGTTCACAGCAAGCCATTTCTACTAACTACTTTTATGACTATTTCGTAAAAGGtagttatgtttatgtattggataggattagggatgtagaatatgtgcttcATAAATGCTATTATACAcccaatatgcatgctaataagcaactaattaagaGTGAAAATTGGGCTCAAACTTAAGTGGGGTtttgattcagatttttttttaatttggtaagcgtgttttttattgtgcgtgattttatatcatttgaaaagaaaatcgACAGTTAATGCATAGTTTAAGGGGAAAGAAATTGATGTTATGTAAagtttttattgatatttctaaacttttttttttaactttgaacAACAAATTAGGTGATATTAGGCCTTTTTTTAAGCTGTGCAATATATAGAAACATTTTGTGCAGCTGTGGATGTTAATATTTCTCCATGCAACCACAGatactaataaaatgcatttatttttaagagagagTACACCAAGACGCAAGGCCCTTTTGGAAGATTATGACCTAAGCGACCTTCCGTTTTTTTCAGTGTGCTTAAAATATCTTAAGAATCCCACAAAAATCCCATTTGCAGTCAATTTCACATCCTATTTtgtgattaaatataaacatttggaCAAGAAGGTTTGACAAAAACCAGCCCTCAGTGTCCGACCGTACTTTTTTAGCATAAAAAGGCAAAGAGATTGTCACCGTACTGTCAAATCTAAATACCGGGGTTTAactctcagacagacagacaataaCAATCTGGTGATGTGCGTGCTATTCTAAAGCCAGTGATGTTTAAAGACCTCCCAAAGGACTAGTTTAAACATATCATGTCTCACTTCTGTCAGAGCTGCAGTGGCATATGCGCCACGTTCCTTTCTGTGGCATTTAAGTCTCTCCAATAGGGCAGAGGTTATTACTGTTAACACTCGTGGTTATGAACTGGAGAGAGCACGTATCTGCGTAAcggcaatttttttattgcccCATCCCCTGTCTCTTCTTTCCTATGTGAAACAAAAGCAGTGGAAACCCTCTGACGGAGCAGGAAAGTGAAGCTACGCCAACCAAAGTTGTCTGCAGTCCAGAGAAGATTACAGAAGAGATCAAAGCCAAGATTGAAGAAGAAGCGTATAACAAAGGGTAACGCCCTTGGCACTGAAACAACAGAGGTTTAAGTCGGTTCAGATGACTAGTTAGATCACGCAGTTGCataattgcaaaaacatttttaggaaaTTACCAAGGTAACAATCCTTGGGAAAAAAACCAATGCAGTAAAAATGCTTTCTGCACAATATCCACAACAAACATAGGGTTTccaaaatgctatttttaaaccaTATATCCTTAATCCTAATCCCTAACCTGAAATGTTtagaataagaataataaaatatgttattgcagaataaggcattaatatgtgctttataagcactaataaacaggCAGTATACtagtaacatttataaaatgtcatcAAGAAAATGGGATTTCACTAATATTCagattaaaaactgaaaaaaatgatagaTTTATGAAAGATTATGAGCTCAATTTATAGTAAGTTTAGGGTCTGTAATAATTTGTTACATTCATATTGCCCTTTTCTTAACACAAatgtacatttgtgtttttttctgtacataAAGCACCAAGGCTTGATCAAATACATACTAAAACggtacgttttaaaatattacagtttaaaagaaatgttagtGTGGATGTTAATAGAGGCATCAAGCACGAACTTGTAATTGGATTaaattttgttataaatatagcTGAAATCAGCGGCGATTTCCGGGGTTCAGGCACATTAAGGCATTTAAGGTGGTCTTGGCCAACCTGGATGTGACAGTAAAACAGTCCaatctgaaaaataacatgtttaagCTGTCTACTGTTTTAGTGAGTTTAATAAGCCCAATAATGGTCTTCTGCTTCCATCtagtgattaaaaatgtaattttctaacatttttgtttttaacatttatcattttgttttgtttgaccAAAAGCTTATACATATGTGTAGCACATTTGGGGAAGATATCCCATTCCGATCAAGAGTTCAAAGACTTCAAATAACATTTAGCTAACGTTAGCACAGACGCTAATTGACATACTGTTGACATTTCTGTAGTGGTCCGCTTTCGATCGGGGCAATAAAGTTAGAGCCAGTTCGCAAAAGTTGGTTTCGGATGAAGctaatttttgcataaaaactaACCTGTACACATTCGTTCGCGCTGACCCAAGGATCGCAACGATACGAAGTTTTTGAGTCTAAAACGAACGGTGTACGATCTATTACAACAGAATTTCAACACTTAGTTGAACAAAACGGTtgatattcaaaataatgtttcattttaacatttaacatcatCTTCTGCTGTATATTAATTAGAGAAATGCACTTCACTGCAGATACCAAGAAGGACTTAAGAGGTCCAAAGAACTTCAGGAGCTgaaggaagaagaagagaaagcagAGGAGAAGCAGGAGTCTGACGAGGAAACAAGAGGAAATACCGATAAAGACAGGAAGACCACTAGGTAATTGACTTCAAAGCGCCTCGGTCAAATCGCTGTCAATAATTCAGCAGTCGTGTTGTTTCTGTCGCCGCAGCAGGTTTGAGGAGGCGTTAGAGGTCCTCGACCGGATATTCCCAAAGTTCTTCCGGCGAAATCGAGTTCTTTGGATCATCCTCACTCTGTTTTTCGCCTCATTCATTCTCGTCAACGTCATAAGCTTCTTCAGTAACCGCTACAGCGAGAGCGGAGACACGTCTGCAGAGAAGTCCGCCGTCCCAGGCAAGAAGAAGTTTTTCGGACTGAATGTAGGGTCTAAGACCCCTGCCCCAGAGTGACTTTCTTCTCATCCCGTCACGGAGAGACAGATTAACACGGCTCATATTGTTTCTATCAGTCTGGTCTTTCACactgcatttagaaaatagcaGAACTACTCGTTATTGTTTAGGGACCAAGTGTGCTTAGATGAGAAATCGGATTCGATTTGTAAGCTAAATTGATAAGTTATAATACTTCAGGTCGGGGACGTTGGGATTTCTTGTTGTCGCAGAGAAACGTTTTATAAGACCGGCACGTTTGAGATACGATTATACCACTCCAACCTTACGATTAAACTTCTCAggttttgtgaaatatatatttgaaatattaagtactaaatatttaatacgaCATTTGGTACAGTATGTTTTGAAGTCTTCGCAgttgtttatgttgtttatcTGAATAGACATTCCAAGGTAGATCCTAAAGTGCAATATTTTGCGGCTGGTAGTTGACGGTTGTGTGGGGTTGTGCCTTCAGAGCACTGATTTTAATAGTTCAgaatttttcacaattttgaaGAGCACTTTTAACTAGCATGAAAGAATTCATATTTGCacatgtgtgcttgtgtttacTGTTGTGCCACTTCGCCTTGTAATAAAGGTGTTTGAAAAATCACGCGGGGTTTTCTGGAGTACGTTTGCTATTTATTGCATGGTGGAAAATAAAGCCCTTTTTTGGACTATTAATCGTACCATTATCCTGTAATAATGACTTGGTAtttcataaatttaaaaatgtttacgtaataattctacaaaaataaaattatatatatatatatatatatatatatatatatatatatatatatatatatatatattttttttttttttttttttttttttttttcctgaatttttttccttttaatgtcTAAATAATAGGTTTTCATCTATTAATTAATACCTagtatctcataattctgacatGTCATAACTGCTTctcattttcaactttttatgttaaattacacttttatctCATTTAACAGTCATTTTTAGGATGATCAGGATTGTTggcattatattaatttaaatacatttcccctgaaaattcatatttatgcaATAAAGAGTATAAGTGCAATAAATGGTACCATTAAGTAGtacaatgctgtttttaatgataaataacattaaacaattaaatattttttcttagtaataaaagaaaattcagtttttattaatgataattaaacaTGTGATTAAATCTTTCACTGGGGAATACAATAATTCAACAAACATTGTAACATATATCTTATGATTCCACATTACCTAATGagagttaaatattattaaaataaataatgtcagtAACTGGCATTTAAATGTCAAagtgcaaaaaacattttttatatatatatatatatatatatatatatatatatatatatatatatatatatatatatatatatatatatatatatggatttttagtgggacaaaatgtttttgagttTTATATGTGGTCATTGCTGTCAAACACTTGACACAATATCAGCAAATATTActctaataaaaatgttccaATAATTTCCAGAGAAATTATTTGCTAATTTTTTCCAAGTCACTTCCTGGCAGTGAGATGATGATGTaccatcgtgtgtgtgtgtgtgtgtgtgtgtgtgtgtgtgtgttgcagagATGTTTTTCCGGAAATAGGATAGAGCTGTGTCTGCGTTCTATCACAGGAAGTTAGATGGACATCAGACTGTTAATAAGCAAGCACAAGGGAGCAGGAGGAAATTGTCCATTTAAGAGACCAAAGccgaacaaacaaaacaagaagtcACAGAGATCTGACCACATCATCTACTGTCTTCATCAACAACAGAGAAACAACCCACAAACTCCCTCCTGTAAATCAATGaatgtcatatatatacatatatatatatatatatatatatatatatatatatatatatatatatatatatatatatatatatatatatatatgagacaCAAAAAATACTGTGAATTTTTAAGGGTCACttcacctgtaaaaaaaaaaaaaaaataaataaatatatatatatatatatatatatatatatatatatatatatatatatatatatatatatatataaaattattaatgaataagtctataaacataaaaatatgaatttatacacaaattaatatttataacatttcctTCTTTATTCTTTGCATTAGTTAATTGGTGAACTTGTGATAGTGAGCTCAGTGTCTGTAATTGTGTTTATTCTTCGTCTAGACTCTTTTAAGAACAAACTCATTTCATGTCATGTCTCGTGTTACCTGGGGGAACATCTCAATATTTCATACTCTGCCGTTGCAgttagaaggaaaaaaaatattcttccAAGACCAAATTATTTGAGCATATCTACGGTCTCACTATCTGTGATCTATGAAAGCTTATGTCCGCCACATAAGATAAAGTATAATTTCTACATAATTGTTGAAAATACATTCTACATAGctgctaaaatgttaaaattataagACACTATTATAAGTCATCAACGACTGTATGTCTTTCAAGGTTTTTTGGGGAGAAAAAGTGTTTCAATGTATAGAGCAAACTtcataatttaaacttttttgttttgtcatttcaaatttgatcaTAATAACTTATAACGTTACAATGCCAAAAAGCATGATTCTCTCCCCTGATGTGGTGGACTTGGCCTTTAATAGTGATATAATCCGTTTATTTCATAATTTGGCCTTTATGTGTCTTTTATCTCACATTCTTGTTTGTCGTTATTATTATAAggatattatacatatataactattattaatatgtgtttCTTATGTGTTGGAAATTAGCTTCCCTTGCTTTCACCTCATATttcgatttatttttttatgatttaccgaaacattttcttctgttcttttcttttaactGTGGGAAACTGGCTTCCAGTAACGAACTGTTTCAGGAACTCAGAAGAGAGCCTGGAACATTTCTCTGGCTTCTGGATTTCCTGCCGCACGGGTTTCTACCGCGCTCGCTGTGACACAAAGGATGGTGCGGTGCGTCAGCGGGCTTCAGTCATCGCTGGTGGTGTTTTCCTGGTGAAAACATTCTCGCCTTGGCCTGAACCAGACTCCCGAAGAGCGCGGTCCCTCGTCAGAGACGCCGGCGCACCTCCTGTTTCCTCTTCCCCGCTGCGGCGGCTTGCTCGTGACACTTTGTACAGGTCATTTATGCAATAACCGCCCCTCTACGCTCGGGCCGTCCCCCCGGGGAGTTTAGCCTCCCTATAACCTCTCCGCTTGGCACTCGGACACACATCGGCGATCGCGAGAGACTCGGAGAGAGCAGACTTCGCAGCCgtgaggatgaagatgatgatgatgatggttttCAGCAGTTTGTTCACGTCTAGCTTAACCTTTGACATCCAGCTGGTTAAAGGTAGGTCCCTCTCATTGACGCTCATTCATCTTCAGTATCTGTGGATGTGGATGTGATAACATTTGGGCCTTTGGTAGTGTGTTATACCAAACTGatctttgttcttcttcttctgttgaacaGTGAACCCTAAACGAGCCGTCTCCGGTGTGTTTGAAGTTTCCGTCGGAAACACATACGCCTTAAGCGCATCGGCGGCTAGGGACCTTTGCGAGCGTCTAGGGTTGACTATTGCAAGCAAAGCGCAGGTCGCGGAGGCGCAGAAACACGGCCTGGAGACATGCAGGTGAGAACACGGTAAAtcataaattaatgaaaaaaggaTCAGGAATCAATGAAAACAGGATCGGCgtttttctttgtaaatctCAGGTTCGGGTGGGTGGACGAGCAGATAGCTGTTGTTCCCCGAGTTCAGGTCAAATCGAACTGCGGTAACGGAGGGACCGGGGTCGTCGTGTGGCGCGCAGACGCCGGCAGACGGTTTGATGCCTTCTGCTTCAATTCAACAGGTAAAAGAGTTCTTttagaaaagcaaaaaatatctTGCTTTTAGACACTGTGCTCGGAAAGCACAAAAGCGCATGAATTATTTGTTAAGCCGTATTCTATGTTAACAAACGTGTTGTATTCTGTGAGGATACGTGCCTGTGATAGTCATTTGCATAAAGCATGCCCTAATCATATCCATATATCGTGCATTttcaatttacaaaaacaattttatatgGGATTGTCGAcctatcttgttttttttttgtttttttttatctgaatattGCTCATAAATAATAAGCACTTTTGTAAAGTCGCAGTTATTCTATCGCTAACAACGTGTTCTtaaagatttttcaaaatgtaagtaaaaactGGTTTATTATAATAGTTTCTGAGGGTaaagaatgttgttttttccccttctattttattttaagtctaTTATACGTATTGCAGTCTAAGTACTGAGTATGAATTAACTACATATACTTACTATACGGTTAGGGTCTGGCTTAAAGCCACTTGCacgtaattatgcataattcattgttattatgatagtaaatatatgtaacatacgttacctttttttgtttgcatgcacATAATTTCACTTTTTCGAATTTGAAATCAATTTTATGAAATCCATTTCGATACACATTTTTTCCCGTGGACTCCTTTTCCAAGTTTGTGTGTCAGTTGGCATCGAATCAACACAAACTGTCAGTGTGTCAAGGAGATAGGAAACTCTGGATGTGGCATCATCTCGGATTGGTTTCCTATGAGGGCCAGGGATGCGGCGAAACGGAAGGAAGCGAGTGGGACGAACTGGCAAATGCCTGATCAAGAGGAACGTGACCGCTGAGATTCGTTTGATTGTTACGTAACGGGCCTGACTCGGTTCTCTTCGCAGATTTTGAGGCACAAAACCAGGTTTCCGTGGCCATGGGCCAAAGGGCAACAAGAAAGCCAATCACAACGCATTCGTCTGTTTTTCCCACTGCTCGAGCTGGAGTTCATCTGAGGAAAACCCCATTTTCTAAATTGCCTTCCACATCGTCTTCGCTCAGCTCcccttcttcatcatcatcatcatctcgcAGTCCCTCTGTTAATGATGAAGGGAAACATCTGCCCATGAGCGGGACCCAGATTGAGCGTATGATCATCCTATTTTCATCACACGAGCGTATAATAGCGGTTATCGTTTGGTTGAACTCGACGGCTTGCTTGTATTTACCTGTGTCTCTTTTGCGATCCACAGCCGTCCCGGCGGCCTTGCTGATCACGGTGACCTTCGCAGTCATGCTCGCTGTCTTTCTAGCTCTTTACTATTTCAGAACGTAAGTCACGTTCCTCTGTTAAACTCTAAATGTTTTCGAATGCGAAGTTAAACCTCGGAGCGAATGCCTGGGATTCCGGGGCGCATTTTTAATTCACCTGAAATTGTGGAAAAGCTGACCACCGAAATTTGTGCTCTGCAGGAAGAAGCCCTGCGGGGCAGAGTGTGACGGCGAGCGGCAGAAGGAGAGCATTGAGACGGAGCACTGCAGGGAAGAAGACCCGCAGAAACCACAGGAGGAGAACGAGGAGGAGAACGACACTTCTGCAGGAAAAGACtgacatttctgcatttgtcaAGACATCTCGGGATGACTGAAGTGTTCGTAGAAGTGTTACGGTGTTGTAGATATGTAATGGAGCAAACAATGACATAGGTGTGTTTATTTAAGTGGAAGCTGGCTTTTtatcatgctttttattttattacattaaatattttaccgATTTTCCTAGATGTCTGGACATTCAATTGAAATTTGACTTTACAATTTTAGTGTGTTCTCATAGACTtgatatgtacacacacatgtatactattatatataatacagtgcatatatatatatatatatatatataaaatatatatatatatatgttaaaataagcTTTATTTGCCCACCAATGCTGCATTACATTAAgacatacagtatttaaatatatttttaaatgcagttcatTCCCGTGATAGAAGAATACACGTGGTAAAAAAGATTATATGACAAAGCACACAAAATATAGggagaaattatttattaattaatcttttaGTCGTTTACAAAATAGCTTTCCAcgcattaaaacataaaattcaGAAAGGAATAAATATGCCGTCctctataaaatatacattataggCACTGCATTCAACAAATGTGACCGTTAACCAGTGTATCACACATTACAATATTctcaaagaaataaattcaaacactgtaatatttttcactttttttacaaacatcatGTGCAGCATTAACTACAGCTGCGACCATGGATTCAAagtgtttttctatttaatatgtttttctaCTACAGTCAAGAATGCACAGGAATTTATAGGAAATGAAGCTCCACATGACAAACCACAGCTCCAACCCTACACCAGACTTTAAGAGGCTGTATACATATCTAAGCTAATcctgcagggttttttttttcttcgtatGTGCTGCCGAGCAGTGGCGGAATGTTCCAGACCATTTGCTTTGCCACAGAAGCGTCTTGTCGCCTGCctatttctgcttttttgaaGGATATGGTTCCCAAATCTCCACAGGAGGGAGACACTGCCCGTGTAGCGCGACGTCAAGCACGCCAAACCCTTTTCAAGTCATTGCAAACCTCCATTTCAAGTCGTTGCATAGGCAAAAGATGGCGTTTTTTTTACGAGAAGGCCGAGTATGAGAAATCTGAGAAGCACAGCAAGACTAGATAATAAACAGTGTTGCATTTGGGTCCCTGTGCATTCACTCCTACTGTTTATAAAAATAGCAATCATGCATATACGGGCACAGAGGGCTTTGCAGAGACGTATTAGACGGCTACTGTGACCCGACGACCTCTGACTTCACTGCGTCTACGAGGAAGCTGAGCTCATTACACAGTGTCTCGTGTCTGTAGGCCATACGGATCTGGGCTACGTTTGTCCGCCGAATGTCATTCCCCTCTGGTCCATCTTTTAGGTAACTGACCCCAAGGAAGTGCTTTTTGTCCTGGAGAAAATGGCAAAGAGGCTTCAGTGCTgtgctgaataaatatttacagaacGTTACGAACTGAGGATGCGCGCTACCTCATGGGAAAGGCCACTCTGCAGGACGCTGTTCCTAGCAATCTCACACACGTCACATGTGCTCAGCTTCCAAAGTTGGGCTGCAATAGCGTACTCCTCCATTAAAGCCTCCTGCAGtagaaaaattattacaatagcctatatatgtatgcatatcgTACATTAAAAAGCACGTGCAGTTGCATTTTCTCAGGGACACTTGTGTAGCCTACCTcgaatgaaaatgtatttaatgaatttaattttccaaaaaattattttgtagtttaTGAATTTTTATACGTGTCAGTGCATTCATTTTGGAggattttatagtttttatagcTACAAGGTGGCGACAAGTGTAAGTGTAATTGAATAATTCACTCAA is drawn from Puntigrus tetrazona isolate hp1 chromosome 7, ASM1883169v1, whole genome shotgun sequence and contains these coding sequences:
- the lyve1a gene encoding lymphatic vessel endothelial hyaluronic acid receptor 1a; this encodes MKMMMMMVFSSLFTSSLTFDIQLVKVNPKRAVSGVFEVSVGNTYALSASAARDLCERLGLTIASKAQVAEAQKHGLETCRFGWVDEQIAVVPRVQVKSNCGNGGTGVVVWRADAGRRFDAFCFNSTDFEAQNQVSVAMGQRATRKPITTHSSVFPTARAGVHLRKTPFSKLPSTSSSLSSPSSSSSSSRSPSVNDEGKHLPMSGTQIEPVPAALLITVTFAVMLAVFLALYYFRTKKPCGAECDGERQKESIETEHCREEDPQKPQEENEEENDTSAGKD